In Brachypodium distachyon strain Bd21 chromosome 2, Brachypodium_distachyon_v3.0, whole genome shotgun sequence, one genomic interval encodes:
- the LOC100846506 gene encoding uncharacterized protein LOC100846506 isoform X2 gives MSGGGVGGRGPAAALAGPVPASARKLVQGLKEIVNRPDAEIYAALRDCGMDPDEAVSRLLSQDTFQEVKNKRDKKKEIPKATSEPRSRGATNTNSRATRGGADRTGRSSSVQSVSSGAGPGVPSSNAAQKQTVPSSNKDVVPDGSLQSSSGFQQNWYGVPGQMSMADVVKMGRPQGRPSSMPVSTTDKAFAGQNLSFSCETNHNTNQSASTALPTTVDQEFLSLQDPIPQFVNSSHASADSHQTRENVWFPQDEPPSQSQFTLPETSGDPLLSVASLESSVLVADAINLHENFHAEDNTSTVMQTAMPSARHLESLQDTSQFSDGLLQNSRTYQSQVHSYDDEVEVSTVNVESATTNFQHLNLQSEDLTTANSSEDNPAVIIPDHLQLGNTDCAHLSFGSFGSGAFSGLLPSKVPKYNVDEVAIPNDTLSVDQIDVRNQDYYDNGTLHSSPNEDAETRVGTNMDNIDVPSVSQPDTLRQGALDVSGLQYNMQSVSDHAYPNTTQPTLMEQGNTQAQQLSHFSNLLQANSLQNNLLGSNLTPHRDFDFSPFLSTQSAMNYNPALPTTSLPISMQESLNPGSFSNTQATQNLPSTSIPSGQPHPQQLPVHPYSQPAALGPFASLVGYPYLPQNYYVPPPAFQQAYANNGPFHQSGGAAAAAVPGSAMKYSMPQYKSSLPATSPPQHSSVVPGYGGFGNFPNFGQNQSASSPGTTMGLDEALSTQFKEANHYMALQQSDNSAMWLHGAAASRAVPPSNFYGFQGQNTQGGFRQAQQPSQYGGLGYPSFYQSQTGMPQERLQNPTEGSLNSSQTTPSQPSHQIWQHSY, from the exons atgagTGGTGGTGGAGTGGGAGGGAGGGggccggccgcggcgctggctggaccGGTGCCGGCGTCTGCGAGGAAGCTAGTGCAGGGGCTGAAGGAGATCGTGAACCGCCCCGACGCGGAGATCTACGCGGCGCTGCGGGACTGCGGCATGGACCCCGACGAGGCGGTcagccgcctcctctcccaaG ATACTTTTCAAGAGGTAAAGAACAAGCGCGATAAGAAAAAGGAG ATTCCTAAAGCCACATCTGAGCCAAGATCTCGAGGAGCAACTAACACAAACAGTCGTGCTACTAGAGGCGGCGCAGATCGTACTGGCCGAAGCAGTTCAGTTCAGTCTGTATCCAGCGGAGCTG GACCGGGTGTGCCATCAAGCAATGCCGCTCAAAAGCAAACAGTTCCAAG TTCTAACAAAGATGTGGTTCCTGATGGATCATTGCAATCATCATCAGGATTTCAGCAGAATTGGTATGGGGTGCCTGGTCAGATGTCAATGGCTGATGTTGTTAAAATGGGCAGACCTCAAGGAAGGCCTTCTAGCATGCCTGTGTCTACAACAGACAAAGCGTTTGCTGGTCAAAACCTGTCTTTTTCATGTGAAACAAACCATAACACAAACCAATCTGCAAGCACAGCGCTCCCAACAACGGTTGACCAGGAATTTCTGTCTCTTCAAGATCCTATTCCTCAATTTGTGAATTCTAGTCATGCTTCTGCTGATAGCCACCAAACACGTGAAAATGTTTGGTTTCCACAGGATGAACCACCATCGCAAAGTCAATTTACACTCCCTGAGACATCTGGTGACCCATTGTTGTCTGTGGCATCATTGGAGTCATCAGTGCTGGTTGCTGATGCTATTAACTTACACGAAAATTTTCACGCAGAAGATAACACTTCAACTGTAATGCAAACAGCAATGCCTTCTGCGAGACACTTGGAAAGTCTTCAGGACACTAGTCAATTCAGTGATGGATTATTGCAGAACTCAAGGACATACCAATCTCAAGTGCATTCCTATGATGACGAAG TTGAGGTGTCCACTGTTAATGTCGAATCGGCTACAACAAACTTTCAGCATCTGAACTTGCAAAGCGAAGATCTAACTACAGCTAATTCATCTGAAGATAATCCAGCTGTTATAATCCCCGATCATCTACAACTTGGAAATACAGACTGCGCACATCTGAGCTTTGGTAGTTTTGGATCTGGTGCTTTCTCTGGGTTGCTTCCATCCAAGGTCCCTAAATACAATGTGGACGAGGTGGCTATCCCAAATGACACACTCTCAGTTGATCAAATAGATGTCAG GAATCAAGATTACTATGACAATGGTACTCTACATTCCTCACCAAATGAGGATGCTGAGACCAGAGTTGGTACTAACATGGACAATATCGATGTACCTTCAGTTTCACAGCCTGATACGCTGAGACAGGGTGCTCTAGATGTGTCCGGTCTTCAGTATAACATGCAATCAGTTTCGGATCATGCTTATCCGAACACAACACAGCCAACTCTAATGGAACAAGGaaacacacaagcacaacAGCTTTCTCATTTTTCAAACTTGCTG CAAGCAAACTCCCTGCAAAACAACTTGCTGGGGTCAAATCTTACCCCTCACCGGGATTTTGACTTCTCACCATTTCTATCGACACAGTCAGCTATGAACTATAACCCAGCTCTCCCAACTACCAGTTTACCAATCTCCATGCAAGAG AGTTTGAACCCAGGGAGTTTCTCCAACACTCAGGCTACACAAAATCTTCCCAGTACAAGCATTCCGTCAGGGCAACCTCACCCTCAGCAATTGCCTGTACATCCTTACTCTCAGCCAGCTGCCCTGGGGCCTTTTGCGAGTTTAGTTGGCTATCCATATTTGCCTCAAAACTACTACGTGCCACCACCAGCCTTCCAGCAAGCATATGCTAATAATGGACCTTTCCACCAATCTggcggtgctgctgctgctgctgtgcctGGATCTGCTATGAAATATTCAATGCCACAATACAAGAGCAGCCTTCCTGCTACAAGCCCACCACAACATTCGTCTGTGGTCCCTGGTTATGGAGGCTTTGGAAACTTTCCGAATTTCGGCCAAAATCAGAGTGCCTCCTCCCCAGGCACAACTATGGGACTTGATGAAGCTTTAAGCACACAGTTCAAAGAGGCCAATCACTACATGGCCTTACAGCAG AGCGACAACTCTGCAATGTGGCTTCATGGAGCTGCTGCTTCAAGAGCCGTTCCACCTAGCAACTTCTATGGCTTCCAAGGCCAGAACACGCAGGGTGGCTTTCGGCAGGCGCAGCAGCCCTCTCAGTATGGTGGTCTTGGATACCCAAGCTTCTACCAGTCGCAGACTGGCATGCCGCAGGAGCGCCTGCAGAACCCTACTGAGGGAAGCTTGAACAGCTCCCAGACCACCCCGTCTCAGCCATCACACCAGATATGGCAGCACAGCTACTAG
- the LOC100846506 gene encoding uncharacterized protein LOC100846506 isoform X1, whose product MSGGGVGGRGPAAALAGPVPASARKLVQGLKEIVNRPDAEIYAALRDCGMDPDEAVSRLLSQDTFQEVKNKRDKKKEIPKATSEPRSRGATNTNSRATRGGADRTGRSSSVQSVSSGADNMLSRSSILGPGVPSSNAAQKQTVPSSNKDVVPDGSLQSSSGFQQNWYGVPGQMSMADVVKMGRPQGRPSSMPVSTTDKAFAGQNLSFSCETNHNTNQSASTALPTTVDQEFLSLQDPIPQFVNSSHASADSHQTRENVWFPQDEPPSQSQFTLPETSGDPLLSVASLESSVLVADAINLHENFHAEDNTSTVMQTAMPSARHLESLQDTSQFSDGLLQNSRTYQSQVHSYDDEVEVSTVNVESATTNFQHLNLQSEDLTTANSSEDNPAVIIPDHLQLGNTDCAHLSFGSFGSGAFSGLLPSKVPKYNVDEVAIPNDTLSVDQIDVRNQDYYDNGTLHSSPNEDAETRVGTNMDNIDVPSVSQPDTLRQGALDVSGLQYNMQSVSDHAYPNTTQPTLMEQGNTQAQQLSHFSNLLQANSLQNNLLGSNLTPHRDFDFSPFLSTQSAMNYNPALPTTSLPISMQESLNPGSFSNTQATQNLPSTSIPSGQPHPQQLPVHPYSQPAALGPFASLVGYPYLPQNYYVPPPAFQQAYANNGPFHQSGGAAAAAVPGSAMKYSMPQYKSSLPATSPPQHSSVVPGYGGFGNFPNFGQNQSASSPGTTMGLDEALSTQFKEANHYMALQQSDNSAMWLHGAAASRAVPPSNFYGFQGQNTQGGFRQAQQPSQYGGLGYPSFYQSQTGMPQERLQNPTEGSLNSSQTTPSQPSHQIWQHSY is encoded by the exons atgagTGGTGGTGGAGTGGGAGGGAGGGggccggccgcggcgctggctggaccGGTGCCGGCGTCTGCGAGGAAGCTAGTGCAGGGGCTGAAGGAGATCGTGAACCGCCCCGACGCGGAGATCTACGCGGCGCTGCGGGACTGCGGCATGGACCCCGACGAGGCGGTcagccgcctcctctcccaaG ATACTTTTCAAGAGGTAAAGAACAAGCGCGATAAGAAAAAGGAG ATTCCTAAAGCCACATCTGAGCCAAGATCTCGAGGAGCAACTAACACAAACAGTCGTGCTACTAGAGGCGGCGCAGATCGTACTGGCCGAAGCAGTTCAGTTCAGTCTGTATCCAGCGGAGCTG ATAACATGCTTTCAAGGTCATCTATATTAGGACCGGGTGTGCCATCAAGCAATGCCGCTCAAAAGCAAACAGTTCCAAG TTCTAACAAAGATGTGGTTCCTGATGGATCATTGCAATCATCATCAGGATTTCAGCAGAATTGGTATGGGGTGCCTGGTCAGATGTCAATGGCTGATGTTGTTAAAATGGGCAGACCTCAAGGAAGGCCTTCTAGCATGCCTGTGTCTACAACAGACAAAGCGTTTGCTGGTCAAAACCTGTCTTTTTCATGTGAAACAAACCATAACACAAACCAATCTGCAAGCACAGCGCTCCCAACAACGGTTGACCAGGAATTTCTGTCTCTTCAAGATCCTATTCCTCAATTTGTGAATTCTAGTCATGCTTCTGCTGATAGCCACCAAACACGTGAAAATGTTTGGTTTCCACAGGATGAACCACCATCGCAAAGTCAATTTACACTCCCTGAGACATCTGGTGACCCATTGTTGTCTGTGGCATCATTGGAGTCATCAGTGCTGGTTGCTGATGCTATTAACTTACACGAAAATTTTCACGCAGAAGATAACACTTCAACTGTAATGCAAACAGCAATGCCTTCTGCGAGACACTTGGAAAGTCTTCAGGACACTAGTCAATTCAGTGATGGATTATTGCAGAACTCAAGGACATACCAATCTCAAGTGCATTCCTATGATGACGAAG TTGAGGTGTCCACTGTTAATGTCGAATCGGCTACAACAAACTTTCAGCATCTGAACTTGCAAAGCGAAGATCTAACTACAGCTAATTCATCTGAAGATAATCCAGCTGTTATAATCCCCGATCATCTACAACTTGGAAATACAGACTGCGCACATCTGAGCTTTGGTAGTTTTGGATCTGGTGCTTTCTCTGGGTTGCTTCCATCCAAGGTCCCTAAATACAATGTGGACGAGGTGGCTATCCCAAATGACACACTCTCAGTTGATCAAATAGATGTCAG GAATCAAGATTACTATGACAATGGTACTCTACATTCCTCACCAAATGAGGATGCTGAGACCAGAGTTGGTACTAACATGGACAATATCGATGTACCTTCAGTTTCACAGCCTGATACGCTGAGACAGGGTGCTCTAGATGTGTCCGGTCTTCAGTATAACATGCAATCAGTTTCGGATCATGCTTATCCGAACACAACACAGCCAACTCTAATGGAACAAGGaaacacacaagcacaacAGCTTTCTCATTTTTCAAACTTGCTG CAAGCAAACTCCCTGCAAAACAACTTGCTGGGGTCAAATCTTACCCCTCACCGGGATTTTGACTTCTCACCATTTCTATCGACACAGTCAGCTATGAACTATAACCCAGCTCTCCCAACTACCAGTTTACCAATCTCCATGCAAGAG AGTTTGAACCCAGGGAGTTTCTCCAACACTCAGGCTACACAAAATCTTCCCAGTACAAGCATTCCGTCAGGGCAACCTCACCCTCAGCAATTGCCTGTACATCCTTACTCTCAGCCAGCTGCCCTGGGGCCTTTTGCGAGTTTAGTTGGCTATCCATATTTGCCTCAAAACTACTACGTGCCACCACCAGCCTTCCAGCAAGCATATGCTAATAATGGACCTTTCCACCAATCTggcggtgctgctgctgctgctgtgcctGGATCTGCTATGAAATATTCAATGCCACAATACAAGAGCAGCCTTCCTGCTACAAGCCCACCACAACATTCGTCTGTGGTCCCTGGTTATGGAGGCTTTGGAAACTTTCCGAATTTCGGCCAAAATCAGAGTGCCTCCTCCCCAGGCACAACTATGGGACTTGATGAAGCTTTAAGCACACAGTTCAAAGAGGCCAATCACTACATGGCCTTACAGCAG AGCGACAACTCTGCAATGTGGCTTCATGGAGCTGCTGCTTCAAGAGCCGTTCCACCTAGCAACTTCTATGGCTTCCAAGGCCAGAACACGCAGGGTGGCTTTCGGCAGGCGCAGCAGCCCTCTCAGTATGGTGGTCTTGGATACCCAAGCTTCTACCAGTCGCAGACTGGCATGCCGCAGGAGCGCCTGCAGAACCCTACTGAGGGAAGCTTGAACAGCTCCCAGACCACCCCGTCTCAGCCATCACACCAGATATGGCAGCACAGCTACTAG